Proteins from a single region of Pogoniulus pusillus isolate bPogPus1 chromosome 23, bPogPus1.pri, whole genome shotgun sequence:
- the PTF1A gene encoding pancreas transcription factor 1 subunit alpha, translating to METVLLEHFPGGLDSFSSPPYFDEEDFFPEPPSRDALATDGLLEPDVDFLSRQLQEYYRDSGDPEDGYRCSAPATTFPPSPASPGFAYECCGAAGAALLSPGGPLQALSSAKRRRRVRSEAELQQLRQAANVRERRRMQSINDAFEGLRSHIPTLPYEKRLSKVDTLRLAIGYINFLSELVQSDLPLRSASSESPSQPKKIIICHRGTRSPSPSDPDYGLPPLAGHSLSWTDEKQLKEQNIIRTAKVWTPEDPRKVNNKPSLNDIENEPPFDFVA from the exons ATGGAGAcggtgctgctggagcacttcCCTGGGGGACTGGACTCCTTCTCCTCGCCTCCTTATTTCGACGAGGAGGATTTCTTCCCCGAGCCGCCCTCGCGGGACGCACTGGCCACCGACGGGCTGCTGGAGCCGGACGTGGACTTTCTCAGCCGGCAGCTTCAGGAGTACTACCGCGACAGCGGCGACCCCGAGGACGGCTACCGCTGCTCAGCTCCGGCCACCACCTTCCCGCCGTCGCCCGCCTCGCCCGGCTTCGCCTACGAATGCTGCGGGGCGGCGGGCGCGGCGCTGCTCTCGCCGGGGGGGCCGCTGCAGGCGCTGAGCTCAGCTAAGCGGCGGCGGCGAGTGCGCTCCGAGgcggagctgcagcagctccggcAAGCGGCCAACGTGCGGGAGCGACGGCGGATGCAGTCCATCAACGACGCCTTCGAGGGGCTGCGCTCGCACATCCCCACCCTGCCCTACGAGAAGAGACTCTCCAAGGTGGACACGCTGCGCCTGGCCATCGGCTACATCAACTTCCTCAGCGAGCTGGTGCAATCCGACCTGCCGCTGCGCAGCGCCAGTAGCGAGAGCCCTAGTCAGCCCAAGAAAATCATCATCTGCCACCGCGGCACAA GATCTCCCTCCCCGAGCGACCCCGACTACGGACTCCCACCTCTGGCCGGTCATTCCCTGTCGTGGACTGATGAAAAACAACTTAAAGAACAAAACATCATCCGGACAGCCAAAGTGTGGACTCCCGAGGACCCGCGGAAGGTGAACAACAAACCCTCCCTCAACGACATCGAGAATGAGCCTCCTTTCGACTTCGTGGCGTGA